The following proteins come from a genomic window of Alicyclobacillus dauci:
- a CDS encoding DsrE/DsrF/DrsH-like family protein, with translation MTKRVAIIASNGGLETAYKVLNIATAAAATDAEVGIFFTFDGLTIIHKDASTLLTMGAGKEHYMEGFKKANVPSIQELLEIAKESGVKLIACQMTMDVTGLQKEHFIDGIEVGGAATFLDFAYDADVSVTF, from the coding sequence ATGACGAAGCGTGTCGCGATTATTGCATCAAATGGTGGATTGGAAACTGCATATAAGGTCTTAAACATCGCCACTGCGGCTGCGGCAACTGATGCCGAGGTAGGAATTTTCTTTACTTTTGATGGACTCACCATCATTCACAAGGATGCTTCAACCCTACTGACGATGGGGGCAGGTAAGGAACATTACATGGAGGGGTTCAAGAAGGCAAATGTACCATCTATCCAAGAGCTTCTCGAAATTGCGAAGGAAAGTGGCGTAAAGCTCATTGCATGTCAAATGACGATGGATGTAACAGGACTGCAAAAGGAGCATTTCATCGACGGTATCGAGGTAGGTGGCGCCGCTACATTCTTGGACTTTGCATATGACGCCGATGTTAGCGTTACGTTCTAA
- the gatA gene encoding Asp-tRNA(Asn)/Glu-tRNA(Gln) amidotransferase subunit GatA: protein MSVHSVKEILASIQKGETTAADWVKTSLDAIEKIDGELKSFLTVTADHATDLADKKPTGPLGGVPYALKDNMVTEGIRSTAASRILENYVPPYNATVENKLRSAGGVLVGKTNMDEFAMGSSTETSAFQKTLNPYGRGHVPGGSSGGSAAAVAAGLVPFALGSDTGGSIRQPAAFCGVFGLKPTYGRVSRYGLMAFASSLDQIGPFTRTAEDAAIVMNAISGYDERDSTSAKVGTEDFTADLNKGVKGLRIGIVRNLTEEGLNPAIKAAVDGAIRALQGAGAEVVEVDLPHSEYAVATYYLIAPAEASSNLARYDGVRYGRRAEASSMIDLFEQSRSQGFGMEVKRRIIIGTYALSSGYYDAYYKRAQQMRTLIRQDYETAFESCDVIVMPTTPTTAFKLGEKADDPLEMYLNDMYTIPANLAGIPGASIPCGFVDGLPVGLQILAKPFDERTILRVSHAYEQLRDFSWPKPELGVAE, encoded by the coding sequence ATGAGCGTACATAGTGTGAAGGAAATTTTAGCATCCATTCAAAAGGGTGAAACGACCGCCGCGGACTGGGTGAAGACCTCTCTGGACGCGATTGAAAAAATTGACGGTGAATTAAAGTCCTTCCTTACGGTCACTGCCGACCATGCAACCGATTTGGCCGACAAGAAGCCAACCGGTCCGTTGGGAGGCGTCCCGTATGCCCTCAAAGACAACATGGTTACAGAAGGAATTCGCTCGACGGCGGCATCAAGAATTTTGGAGAACTACGTACCGCCGTATAACGCAACAGTGGAAAATAAGCTGCGTAGCGCAGGCGGCGTTCTCGTCGGCAAGACAAATATGGACGAGTTCGCCATGGGATCTTCAACGGAGACGTCTGCATTTCAAAAGACGCTAAATCCGTATGGCCGTGGGCATGTGCCTGGCGGATCGAGTGGCGGATCCGCAGCGGCGGTTGCAGCAGGGCTCGTGCCGTTCGCGCTTGGGTCGGATACGGGTGGATCCATCCGTCAACCTGCAGCCTTTTGCGGAGTTTTCGGTCTGAAGCCGACATACGGACGTGTGTCCCGTTACGGACTCATGGCTTTTGCTTCTTCGCTCGATCAAATTGGTCCGTTCACACGAACGGCAGAAGACGCTGCCATCGTGATGAACGCCATTTCCGGTTACGACGAGCGTGATTCCACGTCTGCAAAAGTGGGTACAGAAGATTTCACCGCGGATTTGAACAAAGGTGTCAAGGGTCTGCGCATCGGCATTGTGCGGAATCTGACAGAGGAAGGTTTGAATCCGGCCATCAAGGCAGCCGTTGATGGAGCCATTCGCGCGTTGCAGGGTGCGGGTGCTGAAGTCGTGGAAGTGGATTTGCCGCACTCCGAATACGCCGTCGCGACCTATTACCTGATCGCGCCTGCTGAAGCGTCTTCCAACCTTGCACGGTATGACGGTGTGCGCTATGGGCGTCGGGCTGAGGCGAGCAGCATGATCGATCTGTTCGAACAGAGCCGCAGCCAAGGTTTCGGCATGGAAGTTAAGCGACGCATCATCATCGGGACATACGCATTGTCATCCGGCTATTATGACGCGTACTACAAGCGCGCACAGCAAATGCGTACACTGATTCGCCAAGACTACGAAACGGCGTTTGAGTCCTGTGACGTCATCGTCATGCCGACGACACCGACGACGGCGTTCAAACTTGGAGAAAAGGCGGACGATCCGCTCGAAATGTACCTGAACGACATGTATACCATTCCGGCCAATCTCGCGGGTATCCCTGGCGCGAGCATTCCGTGCGGATTTGTTGACGGGTTGCCAGTTGGCCTGCAAATCCTCGCGAAGCCGTTCGATGAACGAACGATTTTGCGCGTTTCTCACGCATATGAACAATTGCGCGACTTCTCGTGGCCAAAGCCGGAGTTGGGGGTGGCAGAATGA
- a CDS encoding MBL fold metallo-hydrolase, with product MAGTLSVDQLHRKMSQDESVFILDVRNPEDYSEWKIEGHNVQSLNIPYFDFLDEDEALYKDLPKNTEIVVVCAKGGSSEMVADMLEEKGYQVKSLAEGMRGWSQLYVPVTISVDEHMKLVQFNRLAKGCLSYMVISEGSALVVDPGRNIEEYINVAKQENVKIAHIMDTHLHADHISGGIDLAKQTGATYYISSGEMQGSNESFEPLEKHRHVQFGAVDVEVLAMPTPGHTPGSTSFVINRKFLLSGDTIFVGGLGRPDLGGKAQEWALTLYETVFKKVADLPDDVLVLPTHYADIKEINERGYVGATLGEIRRSNEIMRTTDIRKFTERVVSAIGDTPPNYERIVGVNRGTEHVTDQEAMELEIGPNRCAVHHQ from the coding sequence ATGGCAGGCACATTGAGTGTAGACCAGCTTCACCGGAAAATGAGTCAAGATGAATCGGTATTTATTCTGGATGTCCGGAACCCAGAGGACTACAGTGAGTGGAAAATTGAGGGGCACAACGTACAGTCGCTAAATATCCCGTACTTCGACTTCCTTGATGAGGACGAAGCCTTGTATAAGGATTTGCCGAAGAACACGGAAATTGTGGTCGTATGTGCCAAGGGTGGATCATCCGAAATGGTGGCCGATATGCTCGAGGAAAAGGGATATCAGGTGAAATCCTTGGCAGAAGGCATGCGTGGTTGGAGTCAATTATACGTTCCGGTGACCATCTCTGTGGACGAACACATGAAGTTGGTTCAGTTTAACCGCCTTGCCAAGGGTTGCCTTTCCTACATGGTGATTTCAGAAGGCTCCGCTTTAGTCGTGGATCCAGGGCGGAATATTGAAGAATATATCAACGTTGCAAAACAGGAAAACGTCAAGATTGCTCATATCATGGATACTCACCTACATGCCGATCATATTTCAGGTGGAATTGATCTCGCAAAGCAGACGGGAGCTACGTACTATATTTCGTCTGGAGAGATGCAGGGTTCCAATGAGTCCTTTGAACCCTTAGAGAAACACCGTCACGTTCAGTTCGGTGCTGTTGATGTTGAAGTATTGGCGATGCCTACTCCAGGACATACCCCAGGGAGTACATCCTTTGTGATAAATCGTAAATTTTTGCTGTCTGGTGACACGATATTTGTCGGCGGGCTTGGTAGGCCTGATTTGGGTGGGAAGGCCCAAGAATGGGCTCTGACTTTGTACGAGACTGTATTCAAGAAAGTCGCAGACTTGCCGGACGATGTGCTCGTGTTGCCTACCCACTACGCTGATATTAAGGAAATCAATGAACGTGGTTACGTAGGGGCTACACTCGGCGAGATCCGCCGCAGTAACGAGATAATGCGTACAACCGATATTCGGAAATTTACAGAACGGGTCGTCAGTGCAATTGGGGATACCCCGCCGAACTATGAACGTATCGTTGGGGTTAACCGAGGTACGGAGCATGTGACGGACCAAGAAGCAATGGAACTGGAAATTGGCCCAAACAGGTGTGCAGTACATCACCAATAA
- a CDS encoding DUF302 domain-containing protein: MDFHYSVSTNKTVDEAVQALEESLKNHKFGVLWQMDIPEKLREKGVEFDTPYRIMEVCNPHEAKKVLSQNRLVGYFLPCKVVVYQDNDGSTKIGLPRPTVLMQVINDATLEDIAQGVEESLKQAIDEAK; the protein is encoded by the coding sequence ATGGATTTTCACTACTCGGTGTCAACCAACAAGACTGTAGATGAAGCTGTACAAGCGCTGGAGGAAAGTCTGAAAAACCACAAATTCGGTGTTCTCTGGCAGATGGATATTCCTGAAAAGCTCCGAGAAAAAGGAGTCGAGTTCGATACTCCCTATCGAATCATGGAAGTGTGTAACCCGCATGAAGCGAAAAAGGTATTATCACAAAACCGTTTAGTGGGGTACTTCCTACCTTGCAAAGTGGTCGTGTATCAAGACAATGATGGAAGTACGAAAATTGGACTTCCGAGACCGACTGTTCTGATGCAGGTTATCAATGATGCTACGCTAGAAGATATCGCACAAGGTGTTGAGGAATCGTTAAAGCAGGCGATTGACGAAGCGAAATGA
- a CDS encoding rhodanese-like domain-containing protein yields MTNQLIINILPLDVKERLKRGESLVIVDVREVAEVVREGMIPRAKHVPLSNLADRYQEFDPRQETILVCRSGGRSHKACEFLVKMGYSNVKNMLGGMNAWDGDIER; encoded by the coding sequence ATGACTAACCAACTCATTATTAACATTCTTCCTCTTGATGTTAAGGAGCGCCTAAAGCGTGGCGAGTCCCTAGTTATTGTAGATGTTAGGGAAGTAGCTGAAGTGGTCCGAGAAGGTATGATTCCAAGAGCCAAGCACGTCCCCCTGTCGAACTTGGCGGATCGGTACCAGGAATTCGATCCACGTCAAGAAACCATTTTGGTCTGTCGCAGTGGAGGCCGTAGTCACAAGGCCTGTGAGTTTTTGGTGAAAATGGGCTATTCAAACGTAAAAAATATGCTCGGTGGCATGAATGCTTGGGATGGAGATATTGAAAGATAA
- a CDS encoding sulfurtransferase TusA family protein, with product MEADIFVDAKGLSCPMPIVKAKKAIEGLESGQIMQLESTDKGSLNDFQSWVKRTNNELVKVEEDNDVFRFFVKKG from the coding sequence GTGGAAGCAGATATTTTCGTGGATGCAAAAGGACTGAGCTGTCCTATGCCGATTGTTAAGGCAAAGAAGGCAATCGAAGGTTTGGAATCAGGGCAGATTATGCAATTGGAGTCGACCGATAAAGGTTCGCTGAATGACTTTCAGAGTTGGGTAAAACGTACGAATAACGAACTAGTCAAAGTGGAAGAGGACAATGACGTATTCCGGTTCTTTGTAAAGAAGGGCTGA
- the gatC gene encoding Asp-tRNA(Asn)/Glu-tRNA(Gln) amidotransferase subunit GatC: MKITEETVSHVARLARLAMPESERQVLAPQLSDILEYAEKLQEVDMTDVIPTSHPFRQTNVLRDDVVRPSLPHDKALLNAPDSDAGQVRVPAVLEGGGDA; the protein is encoded by the coding sequence TTGAAAATTACCGAAGAGACGGTCAGTCACGTCGCTCGCCTGGCTCGACTAGCGATGCCGGAGTCGGAGAGACAAGTGTTGGCCCCTCAGTTGAGCGATATTTTGGAGTACGCTGAGAAACTTCAGGAAGTGGACATGACGGATGTGATTCCCACGAGTCACCCATTCCGTCAAACGAACGTATTGCGGGATGATGTCGTTCGTCCGAGTCTTCCACACGACAAGGCCCTTCTTAACGCACCGGATTCAGACGCTGGACAAGTCCGTGTACCAGCTGTTCTGGAAGGGGGCGGCGATGCATGA
- the rlmD gene encoding 23S rRNA (uracil(1939)-C(5))-methyltransferase RlmD → MPDSKLDHPVQAGGTYDVTAIRLNDDGDGVATVNGFTVFVPYLLPGERATVRITDRQRRFARALLLERHSTSPDRQDAPCPVFGECGGCQVQHLTYEGQLEWKTSRIARVAKQVGLDADKVVRPIIGSDEPFRYRNQVQMPFRYNSDEKSVEMGFYGAATHDLIPTDSCHLQSETMQETLNEARKFLEGVGPDIASLVHHVIVRESAANGEQVVVFAVFRKPEALRAALKTFDAPRAVTTAVTVQPKLGGPVWGRTVETMKGSGTLIEEISGIPFRVSPRSFLQVQTGMAERMYETVREYAALKSDDTVIDAYCGIGTMTLMLAKESGRAVGIEEIASAVSDARVNRDDNGIENAEFIAGRVEEWMPKWVEDGGHADVVVFDPPRKGIDAAALSAVIEAKPRRIVYASCNPATLQRDLKGLLAGGYKVEAMQPFDMFPQTSHVECVVSTYLAD, encoded by the coding sequence ATGCCAGACTCCAAATTGGACCATCCAGTTCAGGCTGGTGGAACGTACGACGTGACGGCGATTCGCCTCAACGACGATGGAGATGGCGTGGCAACAGTAAATGGATTTACGGTCTTCGTACCGTATCTACTGCCCGGGGAGCGCGCGACTGTTCGGATTACCGACAGGCAGCGCCGCTTCGCCCGGGCTTTGTTGCTTGAACGCCACTCCACATCACCCGACAGGCAAGATGCGCCGTGCCCCGTCTTCGGGGAATGCGGAGGTTGCCAAGTTCAACATCTCACATATGAAGGTCAGCTCGAGTGGAAGACGTCGCGAATCGCTCGCGTTGCAAAGCAAGTGGGTCTCGACGCAGACAAGGTTGTTCGGCCGATCATTGGCTCAGACGAGCCATTTCGGTACCGCAACCAGGTACAGATGCCATTTCGCTACAACAGCGACGAAAAGTCTGTAGAGATGGGGTTTTATGGGGCAGCTACACATGATCTGATCCCCACGGACTCCTGCCATCTTCAAAGTGAAACCATGCAAGAGACGCTCAATGAAGCGCGCAAATTTTTAGAGGGCGTCGGACCGGACATCGCGTCGCTCGTGCACCACGTCATCGTTCGTGAATCGGCCGCAAACGGGGAACAAGTTGTCGTCTTTGCCGTCTTTCGCAAGCCTGAAGCCCTGCGGGCGGCTTTGAAGACGTTCGATGCGCCACGTGCAGTGACAACGGCTGTCACGGTCCAGCCCAAACTCGGTGGACCTGTGTGGGGCCGGACGGTGGAAACCATGAAGGGATCCGGTACGCTTATCGAGGAGATATCGGGGATTCCGTTTCGGGTGTCGCCGAGATCGTTCTTGCAGGTACAGACGGGGATGGCCGAGCGGATGTATGAAACAGTTCGGGAGTACGCTGCGCTGAAATCGGACGACACGGTCATCGACGCGTACTGCGGCATCGGCACGATGACGCTCATGCTGGCGAAGGAGTCGGGGCGTGCCGTCGGGATCGAGGAGATCGCTTCGGCCGTCTCGGATGCGCGGGTGAATCGGGACGATAACGGGATCGAGAATGCCGAGTTCATCGCGGGACGTGTGGAAGAGTGGATGCCGAAGTGGGTGGAAGATGGCGGCCACGCGGACGTCGTCGTGTTCGACCCGCCGCGCAAAGGTATCGATGCGGCTGCGCTATCGGCCGTGATCGAAGCAAAGCCCCGCCGCATCGTCTATGCGTCGTGTAACCCGGCAACCCTGCAGCGGGACTTGAAGGGACTGCTCGCAGGCGGGTACAAGGTGGAAGCGATGCAGCCTTTTGACATGTTTCCGCAGACGTCGCATGTGGAGTGCGTTGTATCAACATATCTCGCCGACTAA
- a CDS encoding rhodanese-like domain-containing protein has translation MSFVWIVVAVVAVVYVAYRLIPAKGVKSVNIEDLKELLKNKSSGIQFIDVREPGEFRSGHVQGFKNISLSQIHKRLGEIPQDKPVVLMCRSGNRSMQAARILNKHGYTDVTNVVGGMMRWNNSV, from the coding sequence ATGAGTTTTGTGTGGATTGTTGTGGCGGTAGTTGCCGTGGTTTACGTAGCGTATCGGCTGATACCGGCTAAAGGTGTCAAATCTGTTAATATAGAAGACTTGAAAGAACTGTTGAAGAACAAGAGCAGCGGCATCCAGTTTATTGATGTTCGTGAACCAGGGGAGTTCCGATCCGGACACGTTCAAGGGTTTAAGAATATATCGTTGAGTCAGATTCACAAACGGTTGGGTGAAATCCCCCAAGACAAGCCGGTTGTATTGATGTGTCGAAGTGGAAATCGCAGTATGCAGGCGGCTAGAATTCTTAATAAACATGGGTACACCGACGTAACAAATGTAGTTGGTGGAATGATGCGTTGGAATAACTCGGTTTAA
- a CDS encoding sulfite exporter TauE/SafE family protein has protein sequence MTFGYVATLFCIAFVGSFLSGLLGIGGAIINYPLLLYVPVMMGFLGFTPHQVSGVVAVQVFFATMAGVVAIRKQKLINFRLVAYMGIPIVIGSFVGAFGGKLLSGNAVNMVYGILAVIAVIMMLIPRKGIDDILLDELNFNRPIAVVSSLVVGIASGIVGAGGAFMLVPIMLTVLKIPTRITIATSLAITFISSIGATAGKVMAGHIPLWPSVIVVIGSLLAAPLGTTVSKRINTKVLRIILLVMIVGTTIKIWSSIL, from the coding sequence ATGACGTTCGGGTACGTCGCTACACTATTTTGTATCGCTTTCGTCGGTTCGTTCCTATCGGGACTCCTTGGCATCGGAGGAGCCATAATCAACTATCCGTTGTTGTTGTATGTTCCTGTGATGATGGGATTTTTGGGTTTCACGCCGCATCAAGTGTCTGGTGTTGTAGCCGTACAAGTCTTCTTTGCCACGATGGCTGGTGTAGTGGCCATCCGAAAACAGAAGCTTATAAATTTTAGGCTGGTCGCCTACATGGGCATTCCAATTGTTATAGGCAGTTTTGTCGGTGCTTTTGGTGGCAAATTATTATCAGGGAACGCCGTCAACATGGTTTATGGGATTCTTGCTGTAATCGCAGTCATCATGATGTTGATTCCACGCAAAGGAATCGATGACATACTACTCGACGAGCTAAACTTTAACCGTCCAATTGCCGTCGTGTCTTCTTTGGTGGTCGGAATAGCTTCCGGCATCGTTGGAGCCGGTGGGGCATTTATGCTTGTCCCTATCATGTTGACTGTCTTGAAAATCCCGACTCGCATTACCATTGCTACTTCGTTGGCGATTACATTCATTTCTTCTATCGGTGCGACGGCAGGAAAGGTTATGGCGGGTCATATCCCGCTATGGCCCTCGGTCATCGTCGTTATCGGTAGCCTTTTGGCGGCGCCTCTCGGGACAACTGTAAGTAAGCGTATCAATACGAAAGTATTGCGCATCATTTTGCTGGTCATGATTGTGGGGACAACCATTAAAATCTGGAGCAGTATTCTGTAG
- the trxA gene encoding thioredoxin — MSTVPVTDATFQDVLRSDKPVLVDFWATWCGPCKMMAPVLEEVATENQENLVVAKLDVDRNPQTASQYGIMSIPTMIVFRNGTPVKQIVGYMPKDTLMAQLSNVI; from the coding sequence ATGTCAACAGTTCCGGTAACAGACGCTACATTTCAGGATGTCCTTCGGAGTGACAAACCTGTACTAGTGGACTTCTGGGCAACCTGGTGTGGTCCATGCAAGATGATGGCTCCTGTGTTGGAAGAAGTGGCTACAGAAAATCAAGAGAACTTAGTGGTCGCAAAGTTGGACGTTGATCGTAACCCTCAAACAGCATCACAGTACGGAATCATGAGCATTCCAACGATGATTGTATTCCGTAACGGGACACCAGTTAAACAGATTGTGGGATACATGCCAAAGGACACGTTAATGGCACAACTCTCAAACGTTATTTAA
- a CDS encoding sulfurtransferase TusA family protein, whose translation MNTQKVDKTLDCKGLSCPMPIVRTKKAMEELTPGQVLEVLATDPGSVADMKSWANRTGHQFIGTKQENDVYKHYVRKSDPSEEKPETRHPDVVSNEDLLKELVQKPVVLDVREPMEYAFGHIPGAKSVPLGQLEEAVKEMNPEQEVYVICRTGNRSDAACQILAGKGFSKVRNVVPGMSQWTGPTEQQ comes from the coding sequence GTGAATACACAGAAGGTAGATAAGACGCTTGATTGTAAAGGACTTTCATGCCCAATGCCCATTGTTCGGACCAAGAAGGCGATGGAAGAGTTAACACCGGGTCAGGTCCTCGAAGTGTTAGCAACCGATCCCGGTTCTGTGGCCGATATGAAAAGTTGGGCTAACCGCACTGGCCACCAGTTTATTGGAACGAAACAGGAGAATGACGTATACAAGCACTACGTTCGTAAGTCCGATCCCAGCGAAGAGAAACCAGAAACGAGACACCCAGATGTCGTGTCCAATGAGGACTTACTGAAAGAACTAGTACAAAAACCGGTCGTCTTGGATGTTCGAGAACCGATGGAATATGCCTTTGGTCACATCCCAGGTGCAAAGTCCGTACCCTTGGGTCAACTGGAAGAAGCAGTGAAGGAAATGAACCCCGAACAAGAGGTATACGTGATTTGCCGGACAGGGAACCGCAGTGATGCTGCTTGTCAAATCCTCGCTGGAAAGGGCTTTTCAAAGGTTCGAAATGTGGTTCCAGGTATGTCCCAATGGACTGGACCTACGGAACAACAGTAA
- the gatB gene encoding Asp-tRNA(Asn)/Glu-tRNA(Gln) amidotransferase subunit GatB, translating into MNYETVIGLEVHVELKTNSKIFCGCKNDSKSEPNTNVCPVCMGHPGALPVLNQQAVELALRASTALNCTINQESKFDRKNYFYPDSPKGYQISQFDKPVGEHGYIEIDVNGERKRIGITRLHLEEDAGKSTHAADGSHTLVDFNRTGVPLVEIVSEPDIRTPEEARLYLEALKSIMQYCDVSDCRMEEGSLRCDANISLRPVGETKFGNKAELKNMNSFRNVQRGLEYEVERQRAIYEQGGTVDQETRRFDEATQTTITMRSKEEAHDYRYFPEPDLVDLDIDDAWLNRIRGSLPELPLAKRDRYVSGLGLPEYDAGVLTADPFMAQYYERVIALGVDAKAASNWVMSDVLGALNNEAKTWTDSPISPENLAGLIGEMNSGKISSKQAREVFKFMWESGKSAQEIIKEKGFEQISDESVLGPIIDEVLANNAKSVADFKGGKDRALGALVGQVMKATKGKANPTMVNDLLIAKINALD; encoded by the coding sequence ATGAACTACGAGACGGTCATTGGACTCGAAGTCCACGTTGAACTGAAGACGAACTCGAAGATCTTTTGTGGATGTAAAAACGACAGCAAGTCAGAGCCGAACACGAACGTATGCCCCGTGTGCATGGGCCATCCCGGCGCCCTCCCGGTTCTCAATCAGCAGGCTGTGGAGTTGGCGCTGCGCGCTTCGACGGCACTCAACTGCACCATCAACCAAGAGTCGAAGTTTGACCGGAAAAACTACTTCTATCCAGACTCGCCGAAGGGGTATCAAATTTCGCAGTTTGATAAGCCGGTTGGAGAGCATGGTTACATCGAGATCGATGTGAACGGGGAGCGCAAACGAATCGGAATCACGCGCTTGCACCTGGAGGAAGATGCGGGTAAGTCGACGCACGCGGCGGACGGATCGCACACGCTGGTCGACTTCAACCGCACGGGTGTCCCGCTCGTCGAAATCGTGTCGGAGCCGGATATTCGGACACCTGAAGAAGCACGTCTGTACCTGGAAGCCTTGAAGAGCATTATGCAGTACTGTGACGTGTCGGACTGCCGCATGGAGGAAGGATCGCTTCGCTGCGACGCCAACATCTCACTTCGTCCAGTTGGCGAGACGAAGTTCGGCAACAAGGCGGAACTCAAGAACATGAACTCGTTCCGCAACGTTCAGCGCGGCCTGGAATATGAAGTGGAGCGCCAACGGGCAATCTATGAGCAGGGTGGCACGGTTGACCAAGAAACCCGCCGCTTTGACGAGGCAACGCAGACGACCATCACCATGCGCTCCAAGGAAGAGGCGCACGATTATCGCTACTTCCCGGAACCGGACCTCGTCGATCTCGACATCGACGATGCCTGGCTCAATCGCATTCGCGGATCCTTGCCGGAGCTGCCGCTCGCAAAACGTGATCGGTATGTGAGTGGGCTCGGTCTCCCGGAATACGACGCGGGCGTGCTGACGGCTGATCCCTTTATGGCGCAGTACTATGAACGGGTCATCGCATTGGGTGTCGATGCGAAAGCTGCGAGTAACTGGGTCATGAGTGACGTGCTCGGGGCATTGAACAACGAAGCTAAGACGTGGACAGATAGCCCGATCTCGCCAGAAAACTTGGCTGGCCTGATAGGCGAAATGAACTCTGGCAAGATTTCCTCGAAGCAGGCTCGCGAAGTCTTCAAGTTTATGTGGGAGAGCGGCAAGTCAGCACAGGAAATCATTAAAGAGAAGGGCTTCGAGCAAATCAGCGACGAGTCTGTTCTCGGCCCCATCATTGACGAGGTTCTCGCCAACAACGCGAAATCCGTGGCAGACTTTAAGGGCGGTAAGGACAGGGCACTCGGTGCACTCGTCGGCCAAGTGATGAAAGCGACGAAGGGCAAAGCCAACCCGACCATGGTAAATGATCTGCTTATCGCCAAAATCAATGCCCTAGACTGA
- a CDS encoding metal-sensitive transcriptional regulator, which produces MQYNDQMKHRLRRIEGQVRGVLQMMDQEKDCKDVVTQLSAIRSAVDRVVMYVIGENMEQCIRDEIENGRSAEGVLKEAIDLLMKSR; this is translated from the coding sequence ATGCAATATAACGATCAGATGAAGCATCGATTGCGTCGTATTGAGGGACAAGTTCGGGGAGTGCTTCAAATGATGGACCAAGAAAAAGACTGTAAGGACGTAGTGACTCAATTGTCAGCTATTCGATCCGCCGTCGATAGAGTGGTTATGTACGTAATTGGAGAGAATATGGAGCAGTGTATCCGTGATGAGATCGAAAATGGCCGTTCTGCTGAAGGAGTGCTGAAAGAAGCCATCGACCTTTTAATGAAAAGCCGATAA
- a CDS encoding class I SAM-dependent methyltransferase encodes MGHRFNPKHIEKLDNPERRKALPPDKILNLLDVQEVSSIADIGCGPGYFTLPVAHMTEGTVYGIDVSPEMLRLLEENVQREGLSNVSLVESTAERIALPDESVDRIICSLVLHEVDDLKQTLSEFKRILRADGKILLIEWEKKPMDMGPPVEERLDPETLLHEVEILGFHGQISYPNPNHYIILAE; translated from the coding sequence ATGGGGCATCGTTTTAATCCGAAGCATATTGAAAAGCTGGACAATCCAGAACGCCGCAAGGCGTTGCCCCCCGATAAGATTCTCAACTTATTGGACGTTCAGGAAGTTAGCAGCATAGCTGACATCGGATGCGGGCCAGGGTACTTCACACTTCCAGTTGCTCACATGACGGAAGGAACGGTCTATGGCATTGATGTTTCTCCAGAAATGCTACGTTTGTTAGAGGAAAATGTACAGCGAGAGGGATTATCAAACGTATCGCTAGTGGAGAGTACAGCCGAACGAATAGCGTTGCCAGACGAAAGTGTGGATCGCATCATTTGTTCCCTGGTGCTGCACGAAGTAGACGACTTGAAACAAACACTTTCTGAATTCAAACGGATTCTCCGAGCGGATGGAAAAATTCTTTTGATCGAATGGGAAAAGAAGCCGATGGACATGGGGCCACCTGTGGAGGAAAGACTCGATCCGGAGACTTTGCTGCACGAAGTCGAAATACTGGGATTCCATGGTCAAATTTCTTATCCGAACCCAAATCATTATATAATTTTAGCAGAGTGA